Part of the Candidatus Cloacimonadota bacterium genome, CGCAGCCGATAGTGAAGTTTTACTCTCATCAATAATCCAAAGTTTTACCAATAAGGATTCCTAACGTGGACTCATACTTTTTGGAAGTTGATCATGCCCAAATCTGCAAACACGGATTTCTTTCCTGTGGGGATACTTTCTACAGCATTAAGAACGAAAATGGTATCATTTGTATTTTAGCGGATGGCTTAGGAAGCGGCATTAAAGCAAGCGTTCTTTCAACCCTCACAACTACAATGGCTGCTGGTTTTGTTTCCTCTAAGATGGATATTAAACGAGCAGCCGAGATAATCTTGGAAACTTTGCCTGTATGCTCATATCGAAAGATTGGGTATAGCACCTTTACGATTATTGAAGCCAACAACCGAGGCGATCTGCGTGTTATCGAACACGATAATCCCCCATATGCACTAATGAGAAACGGCAAATGCACAAAGGTCGAGAAACAAGAAATACCCATTAAAACATTCCGTAAAAGCAATCTATATTACTCGGAACTGCATCTGCAACCAGGAGACCGAGTTGTTTATTATTCTGATGGTGTAACTCAATCTGGAATGGGCTTAACTCATCTTCCTTTGGGTTGGATGGAAAGTGGAGTAGAAGATTATATAGAGAATCTTTTAACGGAAAACCCCGCTATGTCTGCCAGTGAAATTTCACACAGAGTCGCCTACAAAGCCAAAGAATACGATGGCAACAAAGCTGCTGACGACATTAGTTGTGCTGCATTGTATTTGCGAAATCCCAGACGTACAATGCTGGTTACAGGTCCTCCCTACAAAAGAGAACATGACAGCACACTCGCTGAAATCATTAGTCGTTTCGAGGGCAGAAAACTGGTTTGTGGAGGAACTACCGCAGAGATTCTTTCGCGGGAACTAAATATTGCCCTAAAAGTGAACTTGAAAGAGATAAAAAGCAATTCAGAAATACCCCCTAGCGCTCAAATGGATGGCTTTGATTTGGTGTCCGAAGGTACCATCACTCTATCACGATGCCTACGTGTATTGCAGGATGGAATAAGTCCAGACAAAGTACCCGATAGCGCAGTAAAGCGTTTAGTTGCAATGTTATTAGACAGCGATATTATTGAATGTGTGGTAGGCACAAAGATCAATGATGCTCATCAAGATCCTGCGTTACCTAAAGATCTTGAAATCCGTAGGAACCTAATGAAACAATTGTGTAAGGCTCTCGAACAGAAATATATGAAATCTACTAAAACCATATACATCTAAATTGCTTCTACTACATGAGACCCCAATAAAATGCTAATCTCCAAATATTATCTGAATCTCCTTTTGGGCGTTCTTCACAGAATCTGAAGCATGAGCGCCATTATTTGTTACTCCCTCTCCATAGAGTGCACGAATCGTGCCTGGCTTACGTTTTTCGGGCATTACATCTCCCATGATCTCTCTAAGTTCTGCAATTGCATTTTCCTTCTCTAATAAGAGGGCAATCGTATTCCCTGAGCACATAAAACTTTCCAAGCGCTGATAGAATTCTTTGCCTAAATGATCCGCATAGAACCGCCGAGATAATTCTGGATTAAAAGTAATAATCTTAATATTTATGATGCGGAATTTGTGTCTTTCTATGATGCTGACAATATCACCAATATGACCATTGGCAACGGCATTTGGTTTTATTAAAAAGAGACTGCGCTCGGTCATCTCTTAACGTAGATTGTTTCAATATAGTCCAAAGCAGCAACTTTGATGGCTATATCGCGCCCCAAAACTTGGCTCATTTTAATTTTGTGCAATAGTATCTCAGTCCAGATTTCATATATTTCACCAGTTTTGAACTCTTGCCCGGTATACAGCTTTAGCATATCCTGATAGAATTCATCTCGGTCCGAGTCTACTCTGGCAATTACCAATTTTTGAGTGTCAGAACAAAGGTCATACTCTTTGTATCGGATATCTATTACGGCATATCCCAGTTTAAGAAGATTTTCAAAATTGATCTGTAGTTCTACGTTATTCAGCATCTTGCTAACTCCCGGTATTAATTTTCTCGACAGAATAATATCTGCCATTTTATTGGTATCCATACTGAGATCCTTCTACATTACGTCAAGAAGAATTTCCGAATCTCAAATTCTGGGGGAAAAATGTCTTTGTTCAATCTGGTTACAGATTACAACCCTGCCGGAGATCAACCTCAAGCCATAAATGAATTGGTTGATGGAGTAAAAAGCAATAAACGCTTCCAAGTGCTTTTGGGAGTTACTGGAAGCGGCAAAACTTTTACCATCGCTAATGTAATTGCAAAGCTCAACCGTCCTGCATTAGTGCTTTCTCACAACAAAACATTGGCTGCTCAGTTGTATGGGGAATTAAAGCAACTTTTCCCAGAAAATGCGGTTGAATATTTCATCTCATATTACGACTATTATCAACCCGAAGCTTACATACCCGGAAAAGATATTTATATTGAAAAAGATTCGGATATAAATTCTGAAATCGAAAAACTGCGTCTGCGCGCTACGATGAGCCTTATGGAGCGACGTGACGTGATAATAGTAGCATCCGTATCTTGTATATATGGGTTGGGGGTTCCAGAAGAATATCGCGAGGCTCTTGTTAGGCTTCATATTGGCATGAAAATGGAGCGGGATGAATTGCTAAAAAAGCTTATTAATGCCCACTATTCTCGAAACGATATTGCTTTCGAACGTGGTGCATTTAGGGTTCGTGGCGACACTGTGGATATCTATCCCGCCTATGTGGAACACTGTTTACGGGTAGAATTCTTTGGTGATGAAATTGTAAACTTAGAGAAATTACATCCCATTTCGTACCAAAGCCTTGGAGCCGTAGATGAGTATCCCGTGTATCCGGCAATTCATTTTATCATGAATGAAGATAAACTTGCCGCAGCTGTTCATAGCATCGAAGCAGAAATGAATGAAAGGGTAAAGTTTTATTTGGATAATCAGCGTTATGTAGAAGCAGATCGGCTTAAGCAGCGCACTATGTTTGATATTGAGATGTTGCGGGAACTTGGCTATTGCAGTGGAATTGAAAACTACAGTCGCCATCTCACAGGATCGGCACCCGGTGAACCGCCTAATTGTCTACTCGATTACTTCCCCGATGATTTTCTTTTTGTTATAGACGAATCTCATGTAACCATCCCCCAAGTTCATGGTATGTATGGCGGCGATTTCACCCGCAAAAAGAATCTTGTGGAATATGGATTCAGATTACCCTCTGCCTTCGATAACCGCCCTCTCAAGTTTGAAGAATTCACCCGATACCTTCAAAGCGTTATCTTTGTTTCAGCTACTCCTGCAGATTATGAACTCGAACAAACCGGCGGAGTAATTGTTGAGCAAGTAATTCGACCCACTGGGCTCATGGATCCAGAGATTGAAATAAAACCAATCAAACATCAGGTAGATGATCTCATTGCCCAAGCCAAAGAACGCATCCGAAAAGGTCATAAAATTCTGGTAATGACACTTACCAAAAGAATGGCCGAAGACCTCAGCACATACTTGAACAAGGCTGGAATTACCAGCAAATACTTGCATAGCGATATCGACAGCATTGGAAGAGCAAAGATTATTCGCGAATTACGACTTGGTGAATATAATGTTTTGGTGGGGGTCAACCTTTTGCGAGAGGGATTGGATTTGCCTGAGGTTTCGCTGGTTGCAATATTGGATGCCGATAAAACCGGATTCCTTCGCTCTGCACGTTCACTTATCCAAATTTCCGGAAGAGCGGCAAGAAACGTAGAGGGAAAAGTGATATTCTACGCCGATGTTGTTACTGATGCCATGCAACACACTATTAATGAAACCAACCGAAGACGTGCTAAACAGTTGGCATATAATGAAGAACATGGCATTACTCCCAAAACCATTATGAAGACAATTGAACAAATCATGCAATCTACGGCTATTGCAGAAGGTTATGAGAAAAAAGAGGAAGAGACCCAAAATAAAGCTCCTAAAGATGATTTCCAAGATTACTTAGATCTGGATTCGGTAAACAAGGTTATCGATTTACTAAAAAGAGAAATGCAAAAAGCCGCTGCGAACCTCGATTTTGAGCGTGCAGCAGAATTGAGAGACCGTATTTGGGAAATGCAGAATTATCAAGCTGATACATAATAATGAATACTAGCCTGGCTTAAGATTTAGTTTACGCCCAGTATTTTTTTCCATTCCCTCCTGTGGATAATAATCAACAAACCCATAGTGTATTGTGCAACCGCCAAATAGTATGCTAACAGATTGTATTTTAAAGATATGCAACTTAAGTCTATTCTAGTACACGAGAAGAATTCTATTAATTTATTGTTGAGGCAAATCATTACGTTCTCATAATATTTATTGACAATCAGACAGAGAGTCTGAATTTTGTTTATAGTTGTCGGCAATAGTATTGGCGTATCTGCTTGCCTTACACGCCAATTAGTGTTTTTTGTATCTTAGATCGTAAGTATCGATCAAGCATTAAAGAGGAGGAAAAATGAAAAGAGTATTGATTATTTTTTGTATCTTGATCGCTGTTTTGTTTTCAGTATCTTGTAAGAAGAATTCTGATGATCCAGAAACAGCAGAAACGATGCTGTCGGATAACGCCAGGGCCTTTAATGATCTTCAACAACAAAGGATTACTGAAGTTTCAGATAATTCTGTTCAAATGCAAGCGGAGACTACTGAGCCAGAATTTGCAGTTGGAGATATTGTTGCTTCGTCACCAATTGACTTGGCTCCAAATGGCTTTCTTAGAAAAATAACAAATATTGAACAGGATGGGGATATTGTTGTTCTTACCACTGAACCAGCGTGTATTGAAGATGCTTTTGAACAAGCAGATATTCACCTAGAGCAAGCATTACGAACTTCCGATGTAAAAAAGATTGATTACTTAACAGAGGGAGTAGTTTTTTCACCAAAATCAAAAGATCCCCTAAGTCACGATTATACTCTCAATTATGTTAATGATAATCTGGCACCGGGAACAACCGTTAGTATAACTGGTAACTTGAATCTCAATATGGGTTACGATCTACAAATTCGAACAAGACTTGGTCAAGGGCTTACCTATTTAAAGGGCGGGGGTCATATTGGAGAACAATCATCGTTAAATCTGGATATCACTTCCACAATATTCAGCATTACAAGATCAATCGATTTAGCAAGCGTGGAGTTTCAACCCATAGTATTCTTTGTAAGTGGATTTCCGATAGTTGTAGTGCCTCGAGTTAAGATAGTTTTAAACATTGATGCTGAGGGTAGCACAAATATAGATTCTGAAGTGTCTGTATCGGCAGTAGCAACAGCGGGGGTAATATATGAGGATGGTAATTGGTCAACATACCAAAATCGAGAACTCGGTTTTGAATACCAAGAACCTACCCTACATGGAAATGCCGCTGCATCGATAGCCACAGGTCCAAGACTTGAACTAAATCTTTATGGAGTTGCCGGTCCTTTTGTAACAGGACTGGGAATTTTGGATCTTCAGGCAGATACCGATCAATCCCCTTGGTGGGTTCTAAGAGGTGGATTTAGAGCAGATGTAGGAGTAAACATGTCTGCTATAGGTTATCAACAAGATTATAGCTACCCCGGGCTTATTGAATACAGTCAGTTGCTTGCCGAATCAGATGGAGCTATAACAGGTACTTTATCGGGATCTGTTCACAACGCAGATACTGGTAATCCCCTTAGTGATGTATCGGTAAACCTGTATAAACAGGGAGAACTGAATTACTCAGCCTCAACTGATGCCAATGGTAGGTTTAGTCTTGAAGCAGCTGCCGGTGTATATACAGTGATATTTAGCAAAGAAGGCTTTTTAAATGCCGAACAATACGATGTTTCCGTATCAGGATTTGTTAACAACACCTTGCAAGCTATATTGCAAATAGATGAAACATTCCAAGGAACTGGAAGCATCAGCGGTTACATAAGGAATGCGATGACTAACTATGGAATTTCTCAAGTAACCCTCCAAATTCGAGAAGGCATTAACAACCTTACTGGTGAGATAATTGCCACAGTTCATACCGATATTAATGGATACTATCTCTTTAATGATATTGAAGCTGGTAACTACACCATTAGTTGCAGTCATGTAGATTTTGTTGAAACGAGTTTTTCGGTTATATGCCTTGGTGGTGTCAATTCGGATAATCAAAGCACTGTGATGTCACCCCTTATGAATGAAGACGAGATTCGAATTATTCTTACATGGGGAAGCTCTCCTAGAGATTTGGATTCACATCTCACTGGACCTATCCCAGAATCTGAACAACGATTCCATATATATTATGCAAACAAGAACTTCTACTACGATGATACACTTTATGCTAACCTTGATATTGACGATGTTTCATCCTATGGTCCTGAAACTACAACCATATATGTTCCAAGTCAAGGACTTTATCGTTTCAGCGTATATGATTATTCAAATGGTGGATACTCAAATAGCAGCGCTCTTTCCAATTCATCCGCTCAAGTAAGTGTGTGGAAAGGTAATAATAATATTCAAACTTACCATGTGCCAACAGGCGAAATTGGCACAGTATGGACAGTATTCGAGTTATCAGGTAATCAAATAATCGGCATCAATACTATCTCTAATGATACTTCATATAAGAACGAAGAACTAAACTGGCAACAGTTGCCTCAGAAATAAAGAGAAGTAATCTTGTTAGGGGTGATAATTCATAACATCACCCCTTAATTATTTCTAAACTAGAATAATGCAAAAAGCCGCTGCCAACCTCGATTTCCAGCCCGTAGCGCTATGCTCGCTATATGCTACACCTAAGTAATAAAATGGCTTAGGGCTACTGTCTTCCCGTATTTACAGGTGTATATCTGGGTGAAACTTGGGTAATTATAACTGGATGCAGTGAGGAGGCAACATTCAATCATGACTTCCTGAAATAACATGATAGTCATTAAAAAAAGCTTATTTCAATGCAATACTATATTGGACTCTTCAGATTAGTTTACGATAACAATTTTAAGGGCTTTGCCGGGTAAGTCCTTGATCTTTACAAAATAGATTCCGCTATTCAGATTTAGCGATAACTGCAAGTTGTTTGCTCCTTGCTTAAGATTGCTGTACAATATGTCTTGCATTTTTTGCCCGCGTAGATTATACAGTTCCACCGTTACCTTATTCAAGTTCTTATCACTAAAAAGTTCAATTGTGCCATCACTCCGCAATGGATTAGGATACACTCCATTAATCTTGACGGGTATTGGAACAGTGGTTGCATCCTCATTGGATACTCCATTAGCACTAATGCTCACATAGCTCACCGAATGCGCAGTAAGTGCAACTCGCACATAGCACACATTATGATCACCCGAGCGGTCTACCTGTTCTAAAACTCCTCCATTTACGTTATAACCACCATTGGAAGAGGGCATATTAAACTTAACTAGGGCATTGTTGAAAGCCATGGGATGATTGTTTGTAACTATGGCCATCACGCTATCTGCCAAGGCATAGTTTGCTGGCAAATAGCTTATACTTAAGCTGGATCCGTTGGAACCGGCGGAGATTGTTTCTTTTGGGTTTAAGCTATCTTCCGATACTTGCACAATACGATAGGCGCGGTTACCATCACATACGCTGCTGGTAGCAAGATTGTAAGGATATGAATCTATTGATCCGCTATTAGAATGAATGTGCCCATATAGAGACAAATCAATCCCCAAATTGATCAGCGAAAGCTGTTCTTGGAAATCGAAATGATGAAACAGCACTTTACGCTGATCCGGATGGGCAGCTAATGTGCTGTTTAACCAGTTGAGTTGTTGATCTGTAAAGCTATCTAAGCCATATATCATTTGCCGAAAACTATCATAATTGTTATATGCTTCCAAACCGATATACACGGTGTTATTGTAAGAGAAATAATAATCTTGGGTATGATAGGGCCAGCTAAGATCGGTATTATCCAGCCAAGACCAGCCAAAATACCGCCACCAGTTGCGTCTGGCGGAGCCGGAAGGAGGAGGAGTGGAATTCCAGCCGCCAATATCATGATTGCCAGAAGTTACATATACTGGCACTTCCAGTTCAGATAATACTCGCTGGGTCCATCCATACCAAAATTGGTTACTAAAATCTTCTAATTCTCCTTCGTTGAGTAGGTCTCCAGTTAATAAGACAAATTCTGGTTGAATTATATTGATATCCTTTATAACTGCCCTAAAATCCACCACTGAAGTAGAATCTGTATCATACCCTGCATTGGGATAGTAAAGCCGATTGGGTAAATGCAAATCTGTAATGTGAACAAAGTAATAGTTATCTTTCCGTGAAGGAAGAACTTGTACCGCATTGCGAGTAATATCGTGAATTCCACCAAGTGCGTTCACTTCCAAATCGTAGAGTTCAAAAACTGGTACTTGAGGAACTATTGCCTGCAACTCCCAACGATTGGGATTGGTATACCAAGAAGAGGATTGCAGAGGAAGCCTGATGCGCTTGTTGTTGTGTAATAACCATGCTTCAAACCCAGTTGTGCTTTGCGAAGCTAGGCAAGTTATAGTAAG contains:
- a CDS encoding serine/threonine-protein phosphatase, producing MDSYFLEVDHAQICKHGFLSCGDTFYSIKNENGIICILADGLGSGIKASVLSTLTTTMAAGFVSSKMDIKRAAEIILETLPVCSYRKIGYSTFTIIEANNRGDLRVIEHDNPPYALMRNGKCTKVEKQEIPIKTFRKSNLYYSELHLQPGDRVVYYSDGVTQSGMGLTHLPLGWMESGVEDYIENLLTENPAMSASEISHRVAYKAKEYDGNKAADDISCAALYLRNPRRTMLVTGPPYKREHDSTLAEIISRFEGRKLVCGGTTAEILSRELNIALKVNLKEIKSNSEIPPSAQMDGFDLVSEGTITLSRCLRVLQDGISPDKVPDSAVKRLVAMLLDSDIIECVVGTKINDAHQDPALPKDLEIRRNLMKQLCKALEQKYMKSTKTIYI
- a CDS encoding nucleoside-diphosphate kinase, whose product is MTERSLFLIKPNAVANGHIGDIVSIIERHKFRIINIKIITFNPELSRRFYADHLGKEFYQRLESFMCSGNTIALLLEKENAIAELREIMGDVMPEKRKPGTIRALYGEGVTNNGAHASDSVKNAQKEIQIIFGD
- the uvrB gene encoding excinuclease ABC subunit UvrB is translated as MSLFNLVTDYNPAGDQPQAINELVDGVKSNKRFQVLLGVTGSGKTFTIANVIAKLNRPALVLSHNKTLAAQLYGELKQLFPENAVEYFISYYDYYQPEAYIPGKDIYIEKDSDINSEIEKLRLRATMSLMERRDVIIVASVSCIYGLGVPEEYREALVRLHIGMKMERDELLKKLINAHYSRNDIAFERGAFRVRGDTVDIYPAYVEHCLRVEFFGDEIVNLEKLHPISYQSLGAVDEYPVYPAIHFIMNEDKLAAAVHSIEAEMNERVKFYLDNQRYVEADRLKQRTMFDIEMLRELGYCSGIENYSRHLTGSAPGEPPNCLLDYFPDDFLFVIDESHVTIPQVHGMYGGDFTRKKNLVEYGFRLPSAFDNRPLKFEEFTRYLQSVIFVSATPADYELEQTGGVIVEQVIRPTGLMDPEIEIKPIKHQVDDLIAQAKERIRKGHKILVMTLTKRMAEDLSTYLNKAGITSKYLHSDIDSIGRAKIIRELRLGEYNVLVGVNLLREGLDLPEVSLVAILDADKTGFLRSARSLIQISGRAARNVEGKVIFYADVVTDAMQHTINETNRRRAKQLAYNEEHGITPKTIMKTIEQIMQSTAIAEGYEKKEEETQNKAPKDDFQDYLDLDSVNKVIDLLKREMQKAAANLDFERAAELRDRIWEMQNYQADT
- a CDS encoding carboxypeptidase regulatory-like domain-containing protein, translating into MKRVLIIFCILIAVLFSVSCKKNSDDPETAETMLSDNARAFNDLQQQRITEVSDNSVQMQAETTEPEFAVGDIVASSPIDLAPNGFLRKITNIEQDGDIVVLTTEPACIEDAFEQADIHLEQALRTSDVKKIDYLTEGVVFSPKSKDPLSHDYTLNYVNDNLAPGTTVSITGNLNLNMGYDLQIRTRLGQGLTYLKGGGHIGEQSSLNLDITSTIFSITRSIDLASVEFQPIVFFVSGFPIVVVPRVKIVLNIDAEGSTNIDSEVSVSAVATAGVIYEDGNWSTYQNRELGFEYQEPTLHGNAAASIATGPRLELNLYGVAGPFVTGLGILDLQADTDQSPWWVLRGGFRADVGVNMSAIGYQQDYSYPGLIEYSQLLAESDGAITGTLSGSVHNADTGNPLSDVSVNLYKQGELNYSASTDANGRFSLEAAAGVYTVIFSKEGFLNAEQYDVSVSGFVNNTLQAILQIDETFQGTGSISGYIRNAMTNYGISQVTLQIREGINNLTGEIIATVHTDINGYYLFNDIEAGNYTISCSHVDFVETSFSVICLGGVNSDNQSTVMSPLMNEDEIRIILTWGSSPRDLDSHLTGPIPESEQRFHIYYANKNFYYDDTLYANLDIDDVSSYGPETTTIYVPSQGLYRFSVYDYSNGGYSNSSALSNSSAQVSVWKGNNNIQTYHVPTGEIGTVWTVFELSGNQIIGINTISNDTSYKNEELNWQQLPQK
- a CDS encoding metallophosphoesterase, producing the protein MPRYILFALLLLPFGHLVAQPVLTCYDIQYTMEADGVSPYVDQEVTVQGIVTGAGFGDNYFIADAGGGPWSGLFIYDRHNEPELGDLVQLDGIVAEYYDFTEITSVTNFQVLSQNNPLPEVSIINTGSLSTFNTAELWESVLVQVQNVNVTEIPNAYQEFYVSDGSGSCQIDNGFFFNNHSWDNIQNGTVYTSIVGIVDYSYSTYAINPRSLSDMILDNATLALFLPNLTTAVENQITVPLEAHNISPEAGYYGYSFDLFYDPEILQYQDVNKTGTLSQSGIVNVNNNMGILNISYQSDSPLFGTGELLDFVFWTNNTGVSELNISNAIFGTEQINHIVNGSVTVNGNYNTLGDTLTVIQRPILNIPAIHIPGEILTITCLASQSTTGFEAWLLHNNKRIRLPLQSSSWYTNPNRWELQAIVPQVPVFELYDLEVNALGGIHDITRNAVQVLPSRKDNYYFVHITDLHLPNRLYYPNAGYDTDSTSVVDFRAVIKDINIIQPEFVLLTGDLLNEGELEDFSNQFWYGWTQRVLSELEVPVYVTSGNHDIGGWNSTPPPSGSARRNWWRYFGWSWLDNTDLSWPYHTQDYYFSYNNTVYIGLEAYNNYDSFRQMIYGLDSFTDQQLNWLNSTLAAHPDQRKVLFHHFDFQEQLSLINLGIDLSLYGHIHSNSGSIDSYPYNLATSSVCDGNRAYRIVQVSEDSLNPKETISAGSNGSSLSISYLPANYALADSVMAIVTNNHPMAFNNALVKFNMPSSNGGYNVNGGVLEQVDRSGDHNVCYVRVALTAHSVSYVSISANGVSNEDATTVPIPVKINGVYPNPLRSDGTIELFSDKNLNKVTVELYNLRGQKMQDILYSNLKQGANNLQLSLNLNSGIYFVKIKDLPGKALKIVIVN